The genomic stretch CTGGGCAGCCTGCAGCAGACCATCGCCCTGCCCCTGGCCAGCGTCGACGAGGAGCAACTGCTGCGTGCCATCGAGCCAGCCGAGGTGCTGATTCTGGTGAACGTGGGCATCGACCCACTCAAGCATCACCGCGACCTGAACATCCTGATGACCACCGAGCGCACCGACTCGCTGAGTTATGCCGGGGTCCGTGAAAACCTGGTACTGACCCTCGACCAGGTCACGCTCAACAGCTGGAATGAAGTGCTGGTCAATCGTCATGACGGGCCCCACGCCCTGCTCGACTGCCTGCGCGATTACCTCAACCACTTGCCCCAAGGCCCCCGGCAGCCGCGCCTGCGGGTCCAGTGCTTCTGCCACAACCGCGCACAGTTCATTGCCCGGCGGGTCGAGGAAATCTTCGACACCGCGCAGCACCTGTTGCTGAGCGACCTCAACCAGCGCTACCTGATCCAGGTCCAGCAGCACTACCACGTGCTGGAGCTGGTACCCGGCCAGGTCCGGCATATGGCCCTGGGCACCCTGCCCGCCCTGCTCGATTACCTGGGCCAGGAACAGACCGCCTACAGCCCACTGCACCTGGACCCAATGGCCCTGGAAGAGCACGACCTGGCGCTGATCCTGCCCATGGGCCAGCCCGGCTGCATTCAAGTGTTCTACCGCGTCGGCGACAGCGGGGCCGAGCTGTATGTGCTGGATGAGTTCAACACCCTGTGGTACCAGCGCCAGCCCTATCACGATGACAACAGCCTGCTGGTACCCCTGCAGCGGTTCGTGCAGTCGATCCTGTTTCGCCGCGACGCCATGCTGCCCATGGACGCCACGCAGCCGCTGCCGCAGCTGGACATCCACTACTACCAGTTACTGCCCGCGGGCACTGGGCGGGCCCGCCGGGTAGAACCGCAGCCAGCACCGCAGATCCCCGCCGACAGGCCGTTCTATGACGTGCAGGCGATTGTCGGCAAAGCTGTGCCAGGGAAGGTGCAGGTCACCCTGTATTGCAATCAACGGGAGTACAGCGAACTGGAGTACGGCGATCAGTTGTTTGCCGTGGTGGCGCGGGAGATAGTCGGGCGTCGCCGGGAGATGCAGCCCTATCGCTGCTATATCACCGACCTGGATCTTTCAGGGCTGTTGGCTGACAGCCCCGGCTCGAGCAATCTGTACCTGCGCTACAAGGCAGACCTGGAGCGCGCTTTGAACAAGGCGCTCGAACAGGTTTGAAGCCTTCTCAGAGGGAGAAATCGCCGCCATTGGCTGGCTGGTTCTCGACTTCGAGCAGGGTCAGCTTCAGGGTCTTGCCACCCGGTGCTGGCCAGTCGATGTGCTGGCCAACCTTCAGGCCCAGCAGTGCACTGCCGACCGGCGCAAGAATGGAAATCTTGCCTTCATCGGCATTCGCGTCCTTGGGGTAGACCAGGGTCAGGTGATAGTCCTTGCCGCCGCTTTCTTCACGGCAATGAACACGCGAGTTCATGGTTACGACATCGGCAGGCACCTCATCGTGACCGACCAGAGTATCGGCGCGATCCAGTTCGGTTTGCAGCGCGATCACGCCCGGCAGCGTGTCATCCAGGCTGTCGATCAGGCGCTCCAGACGTTGTACGTCCAGACGGGTAAGAGTGATGGAAGGTACGGTCATGATTCAGGCAGACTCCTTTCTTCTGCACGAAAAAAGCAAAACCCCGCCATAAAACAGGCGGGGTTTTCACGCGCCTCGATGGGTTGAGGCGTAACCGGACACTATCACAGCTCAAAAAATATACAAGCCGGTCGCGGCAGGTGGCGCCTACCGAGCGACGTGGGCGCGGCGATTGTGCGCCTGGGCGCAAATCACCCGGCGTCGTTCATCGTCCGCCGAACGCCATTCACGAATATCTTCGACATGGCGGAAACAGCCCTTGCAGACTTTTTCCTCATCCAGCCGGCAGACATTGGTGCAGGGCGATGGCACGGCCGGGCTGACATTACTGTACAGCGGCTTGGGCGCACGAACGGGGGCAGGTTCAGTCACGCTGTCAGAGACCTTCGAAGTCGAGCTCGGCATCGGCTTGCTGCTTGACGATGCGCTCGAGCATTTCGCCCAGTTGCTCTTCGCTCTTGTCACACATCCAGCGCTCGCTTTCTTCGTCGTAGTCGAAGTGGAACCCGCCGGACACCGCTGCCAGCCACAACTGGCGCAGTGGCTCCTGGCGGCTGAAGATCAACTGGCTGCCGCTTTCGAACTTGACGGTCAGGACCCCAGCCGAACTTTCCAGATCAACATCCAGGCCGCTGTCGTCGAAAATATCTTCCAGTGTCTGCTGGGTGGCATCGACCAGGTCGTGGAAACGGGCTTCAGTCAAACTCATTGCGGCAACCTCAAAAAGTGTCTACTTACGCTCAAGCGCCGCAAGATACGGACGCGCCCCGGCGATTGCAAAGGATACCGACCAAGCACCGGGCAAGGTGGACCAATAACCGCCTGCCATTGTCTGCTCGATCGCAAGCCACGGGCAAAGGCCCGCCGGACGGGTGGCCCGTCGCATAGGCAAGCTGCCGGGTGGCCGGTATACTCCGGCGCAATTAACGCATTCTCAAGGATTTCGCCATGAAGCGCCTGATCTCTTCCCTTGCTGCGCTCGCTTCGCTCGTCGCTTTTACCTGCCTGTTATCGGCCTGCGGTCAAAAAGGCCCGCTGTACCTGCCCGATGACAGCAAGCCTGCAGATGAACAGGCCAAATCGTCGCAGTCCAAAGCGCACGAACACAGCAACAGCACCTACTAAGGGAACATCATGGACGCTTTTAACTACCGTGACGGTGAGCTGTTCGCGGAAGGTGTTGCCTTGTCCGCCATCGCCGAGCGCTTTGGCACCCCCACCTATGTCTACTCCCGTGCGCACATCGAAGCCCAGTACCTGGCGTATGCCGATGCCCTGGCTGGCACCCCGCACCTGGTCTGCTTCGCGGTCAAGGCCAACTCCAACCTGGGCGTACTGAATGTCCTGGCGCGTCTGGGCGCCGGTTTTGACATCGTCTCCCGTGGCGAGCTGGAACGGGTCCTGGCTGCAGGCGGTGCGGCCGACAAGATCGTATTCTCCGGCGTGGGCAAGACCCGCGACGACATGCGCCGCGCCCTGGAAGTCGGCGTGCACTGCTTCAACGTCGAATCCACCGACGAACTGGAGCGCCTGCAAGTGGTGGCCGCCGAGCTGGGTGTGCGTGCACCGATCTCGCTGCGCGTGAACCCGGACGTCGATGCCGGCACCCACCCGTACATCTCCACCGGCCTCAAAGAAAACAAGTTCGGCATCGCCATCGCCGACGCCGAAGACGTCTATGTGCGCGCCGCCCAACTGCCGAACCTGGAAGTGGTCGGCGTCGATTGCCACATCGGTTCGCAACTGACCACCCTGCCCCCCTTCATTGATGCCCTCGACCGCCTGCTGGCGCTGATCGACCGCCTCAGCGATTGCGGAATCTACCTGCGCCACATCGACTTGGGTGGCGGCCTGGGTGTGCGTTATCGCGATGAGGAGCCACCGCTGGCTGCCGACTACATCAAGGCCGTGCGCGAACGTATCGACGGTCGCGACCTGGCGCTGGTGTTCGAGCCGGGCCGCTTCATCGTCGCCAACGCCGGCGTGCTGCTGACCCAGGTCGAGTACCTCAAGCACACCGAACACAAGGATTTCGCCATCGTCGACGCGGCCATGAACGACCTGATCCGCCCGGCGCTGTACCAGGCCTGGATGGACGTCACGGCCGTGCGCCC from Pseudomonas sp. S04 encodes the following:
- a CDS encoding DUF1289 domain-containing protein, producing MTEPAPVRAPKPLYSNVSPAVPSPCTNVCRLDEEKVCKGCFRHVEDIREWRSADDERRRVICAQAHNRRAHVAR
- the lysA gene encoding diaminopimelate decarboxylase; protein product: MDAFNYRDGELFAEGVALSAIAERFGTPTYVYSRAHIEAQYLAYADALAGTPHLVCFAVKANSNLGVLNVLARLGAGFDIVSRGELERVLAAGGAADKIVFSGVGKTRDDMRRALEVGVHCFNVESTDELERLQVVAAELGVRAPISLRVNPDVDAGTHPYISTGLKENKFGIAIADAEDVYVRAAQLPNLEVVGVDCHIGSQLTTLPPFIDALDRLLALIDRLSDCGIYLRHIDLGGGLGVRYRDEEPPLAADYIKAVRERIDGRDLALVFEPGRFIVANAGVLLTQVEYLKHTEHKDFAIVDAAMNDLIRPALYQAWMDVTAVRPRDTAARAYDIVGPICETGDFLAKDRQLALEEGDLLAVHSAGAYGFVMSSNYNTRGRCAEVLVDGDQAFEVRRRETVAELFAGESLLPE
- the cyaY gene encoding iron donor protein CyaY produces the protein MSLTEARFHDLVDATQQTLEDIFDDSGLDVDLESSAGVLTVKFESGSQLIFSRQEPLRQLWLAAVSGGFHFDYDEESERWMCDKSEEQLGEMLERIVKQQADAELDFEGL
- the lptM gene encoding LPS translocon maturation chaperone LptM translates to MKRLISSLAALASLVAFTCLLSACGQKGPLYLPDDSKPADEQAKSSQSKAHEHSNSTY
- the rnk gene encoding nucleoside diphosphate kinase regulator → MTVPSITLTRLDVQRLERLIDSLDDTLPGVIALQTELDRADTLVGHDEVPADVVTMNSRVHCREESGGKDYHLTLVYPKDANADEGKISILAPVGSALLGLKVGQHIDWPAPGGKTLKLTLLEVENQPANGGDFSL